The following proteins are co-located in the Cryptosporangium minutisporangium genome:
- a CDS encoding nucleotide-binding protein, whose translation MASNPPSHGSTENEPNLLVSRGDLQAALEDRIALGEEFKSRQIAQPGSLKELRNEYYSWGEYNVTLLKRSFTTSELANEYSSRITVGFGGSSTPAEEYRELIEDISADIRRLNSIKDRLALYPESTPKTVSKRRDVPSTAQDVFIVHGHDNATLQTVARFIRQVTQREPVILREMPNSGRTIIEKFEDHAESIGFAIVLLTGDDEGGVRGSADLRLRARQNVILELGFFISALGRERVAAIHEADVELPSDVSGMLYTSLGSDWRFELGREMRTAGIDVDLNAAR comes from the coding sequence ATGGCATCTAACCCGCCGTCTCACGGATCAACAGAAAATGAACCGAACCTATTGGTTTCGCGCGGCGATCTACAGGCAGCGCTTGAGGATCGGATAGCGCTAGGAGAAGAGTTCAAAAGTCGGCAGATCGCTCAGCCAGGGAGCCTGAAAGAACTCCGGAACGAGTACTACAGCTGGGGCGAATATAATGTCACGCTTCTGAAGCGTTCATTCACGACCTCCGAACTCGCAAATGAATACTCCAGTAGGATCACCGTTGGATTCGGCGGATCATCCACCCCCGCCGAGGAATACCGCGAACTCATCGAAGACATCTCGGCGGATATACGGCGTCTGAACTCCATCAAGGATCGCCTCGCCCTCTACCCGGAAAGCACGCCTAAGACGGTTTCTAAGCGACGTGATGTCCCCAGTACGGCACAGGATGTCTTCATCGTGCACGGCCACGACAATGCGACGCTCCAAACGGTGGCCAGATTCATCAGGCAGGTCACACAGCGGGAGCCGGTGATCTTGCGCGAGATGCCTAACTCCGGGCGCACTATCATCGAAAAATTCGAGGACCATGCAGAATCTATTGGCTTTGCCATCGTATTGCTGACTGGCGACGATGAGGGCGGCGTTCGGGGCTCAGCCGATCTTCGGCTACGTGCACGACAAAACGTCATTCTAGAACTTGGATTCTTTATTTCAGCGCTTGGGCGCGAGCGTGTCGCCGCAATCCATGAAGCTGATGTTGAGCTACCTTCAGACGTAAGCGGAATGCTCTACACCTCCCTCGGATCCGACTGGCGGTTCGAGCTAGGCCGAGAGATGAGGACGGCGGGCATCGATGTCGATTTGAATGCGGCGCGTTAG
- a CDS encoding DUF6414 family protein: MSRFREFLYIDSPAIERLLAEVDESGTPSTAGGEQPEDASNAKRFRQLWREITNDEYETVAAAAADLTSTWNTATDNSFCEFSGQLTVPPLIAMVSAADQLQNLLQLGQRLGFLPISGNEDETLKQLSELQELIRETFPVLFKIDHIDGVELPALLYLDRSYTKVNVDRFAGRATVYGRVVERVSKTDRKEIIQIPGMASFSQLNREQRRASGRKGQKRSSEPQDLVIAGPALVIRPYAIQQ, from the coding sequence ATGAGCAGGTTTCGCGAGTTCCTGTACATAGATTCACCGGCGATCGAGCGCCTACTTGCTGAGGTCGACGAGTCAGGAACTCCCTCGACCGCAGGCGGCGAGCAGCCCGAAGACGCGAGCAATGCCAAGCGGTTTCGTCAGCTATGGCGAGAAATCACTAACGACGAGTACGAGACGGTGGCAGCCGCCGCAGCCGACCTGACCTCAACGTGGAACACCGCGACGGACAACAGCTTTTGTGAATTTTCTGGGCAACTTACCGTCCCGCCACTCATCGCTATGGTCTCTGCCGCAGACCAGCTTCAAAACCTTCTGCAACTAGGCCAGCGCCTAGGATTTCTCCCGATCAGTGGTAACGAGGATGAAACGCTCAAACAGTTGTCTGAGCTGCAAGAACTGATACGCGAGACATTCCCCGTTCTGTTCAAGATCGACCATATCGACGGAGTCGAGCTGCCAGCCCTACTCTACTTGGACCGTTCTTACACGAAGGTGAATGTCGATCGCTTCGCCGGCCGTGCCACTGTGTACGGCCGCGTCGTCGAGCGGGTGAGCAAGACCGACAGGAAGGAAATAATCCAAATTCCTGGGATGGCAAGTTTTTCGCAATTGAACCGCGAGCAGCGGCGAGCATCTGGCCGCAAAGGGCAGAAGCGGTCGAGCGAACCACAGGATCTTGTGATAGCTGGTCCGGCACTTGTAATTCGTCCCTATGCAATTCAACAGTAG